In Anser cygnoides isolate HZ-2024a breed goose chromosome Z, Taihu_goose_T2T_genome, whole genome shotgun sequence, a genomic segment contains:
- the TMEM271 gene encoding transmembrane protein 271, translating into MKWSVRGACAALSSCLLLACALSAAAVGLKCFSLGSELKGEPFRLGTAAGAFYSGLLLAAGLSLLAAALLCCRPPDEAPAAAAPAGGGPGGAPGGAPGGGEAASAASAASAASAASASAAASASASAAAAPSGPGEKASPGGRQNFLLLGVLVFMLGVLSAFAGAVIDGDTVSLVERKYSHYCLLQPGGAARPRSGPAAPDGSAAALRCQKLRDYQRGLVLSTVFNALECLLGLLNLLLVKNYKASQQRGRRRRRRRAAPAAAAAAGGRRRRRRGGGGGRRAPRHSQGSLFSGGEPELTPGDCPFQAVSYINVGVFHVFDEAGVEVHCGGHPSVELPGYSPMDPELNASYPYCYPLPCEQPPAYEEIYPGEPCAPGT; encoded by the coding sequence ATGAAGTGGAGCGTGCGGGGAGCCTGCGCCGCGCtctccagctgcctcctgctcgcCTGCGCCCTCAGCGCCGCCGCCGTGGGCCTCAAGTGCTTCTCGCTGGGCTCGGAGCTCAAGGGCGAGCCGTTCCGCCTGGGCACCGCCGCCGGCGCCTTCTactcggggctgctgctggccgccGGCCTCTCGCTGCTCGCCGCCGCGCTGCTCTGCTGCCGCCCGCCCGACGAGGCGCCCGCGGCTGCGGCACCGGCCGGCGGCGGACCCGGCGGAGCCCCCGGCGGAGCCCCCGGCGGGGGGGAGGCGGCATCGGCAGCATCGGCGGCATCGGCGGCATCGGCGGCATCGGCATCGGCTGCGGCATCGGCATCGGCATCGGCGGCGGCCGCGCCGTCGGGGCCGGGGGAGAAGGCGTCGCCCGGGGGGCGGCAGAacttcctgctgctgggggtgctggtgttCATGCTGGGCGTGCTGAGCGCCTTCGCCGGCGCCGTCATCGACGGCGACACCGTGTCGCTGGTGGAGAGGAAGTACTCGCACtactgcctgctgcagcccggcggcgcggcccgcccgcggagcggccccgcggcccccgacGGCTCGGCGGCGGCGCTCCGCTGCCAGAAGCTGCGGGACTACCAGCGCGGCTTGGTGCTCTCCACCGTCTTCAACGCGCTGGAGTGCCTGCTGGGCCTGCTCAACCTGCTCCTCGTCAAGAACTACAAGGCCTCGCAGcagcgcgggcggcggcggcggcggcggagagcggccccggcggcggcggcggcggcgggcgggcggcggaggcgaagacggggcggcggcggcgggcggcgggcgccgcGCCACAGCCAGGGCTCCCTGTTCTCCGGCGGCGAGCCCGAGCTCACCCCCGGGGACTGCCCCTTCCAGGCCGTCTCCTACATCAACGTGGGCGTCTTCCACGTCTTCGACGAGGCCGGCGTGGAGGTGCACTGCGGCGGGCACCCATCCGTCGAGCTGCCCGGCTACTCGCCCATGGATCCCGAGCTGAACGCCTCCTACCCGTACTGCTACCCGCTGCCCTGCGAGCAGCCCCCCGCCTACGAGGAGATCTACCCCGGGGAGCCCTGCGCCCCCGGCACCTAG